The segment CGTCGGGGACTTCCTGCGCTTCTACCCCGCGCCGTGGCCGAAGGGCGAGGAGCGGTGCACCCAGCTCGTCATGATCGGCAGCGGTATCGACGCCCCGGCCCTGCGCAAGGAGCTGGAGAGCTGCCGGGACAGCGCACCCTCGGAAGCCGATCCGAACAGCATGTGGGGTGTGCTGCGGTACGTGGCAGCAGACGAGGAAGCCGAAGACGCGTGACGCCGCCGGGCCGGTTCTCCACCGGCCCGACGGCGTCGGCCACGTCTGCCCTCGCGGCTAGCGGTTACACCGGCCCCGCCAGCGCCGCCACCGACTTCGTCAGCGGCACTCCCGAGCCGTCCCGGCGCGGATCCACCTCCGGCAGCTCCACCGGACTGCCCTTGGCGTCCGCGGCCCGTACCGGAGCGGGCACCGCCCACGCCTGGGTCAGACAGTCCTCGCCCTTCAGGAACCGCTGACAGCGCACCCCGCCGGTCGCCCGGCCCTTGCGCGGGTACTGGTCGAACGGGGTGAGCTTGGCCGTCGCCACTGAGTCGTCCAGCGTGCCGTGCGAGCCGGCGATCGTGAACACCATGGCGTCGGTGGCCGGGTCGACCGCGGCGAACGAGATCACCTTCGCGCCCTCGCCCAGCTTGATGCCCGTCATACCGCCCGCCGGGCGGCCCTGCGGCCGCACCTGTGACGCCGGATAGCGCAGCAGCTGCGCCTCGTTGGTGATGAAGACCAGGTCCTCGTCACCGGTGCGCAGCTCGACCGCGCCGACGATGCGGTCGCCCTCCCTGAGGGTGATGACCTCCAACTCCTCCTTGTTGGCGGGGTAGTCGGGCACCATCCGCTTGACGACGCCCTGTTCCGTGCCGAGCGCCAGGCCCGGTGAAGACTCGTCCAGCGTGGTCAGACAGACCAGCTCCTCGCCGTCCTCCAGAGTGAGGAACTCCGAAAGCTGCGCGCCACCGGAGAGGCTCGGCGCCGCCGCGGTCTCCGGGAGCTGCGGCAGGTCGATCACCGAGATCCGCAGCAGTCGGCCCAGGGACGTCACCGCCCCCACCTCGCCACGGGTCGTCGCCGGCACCGCCGAAACGATCACATCGTGCTTGACGCGCTTGGCGTCGACGTCGAAGGTCATGTCCCCGGTGACCGTGCGCGCCAGCAGCCCGGTCGAGGAGAGCAGCACCCGGCACGGGTCGTCGGAGACCTCCAGCGGCACCGCCCCGACCGCGGGGCCCGCCGACTCCAGCAGGACCGTCCGCCGGTCCGTGCCGTACTTCTTCGCGACCGCGGCCAGCTCGTTGGAGACCAGCTTGCGCAGCTCGGTGTCCGACTCCAGGATCACCGTCAGCTTCTCGATCTCGTCCTGAAGCCGGTCACGCTCCGACTCCAGCTCGATACGGTCGAACTTGGTCAGCCGGCGCAGCGGGGTGTCGAGGATGTACTGCGTCTGGATGTCGCTCAGCGAGAAGCGCTCGATCAGCCGCTCCTTGGCCTGTGCGCTGTTCTCGCTGGAGCGGATGAGGCGGATGACCTCATCGATGTCCACCAGGGCCGTCAGCAGGCCCTCGACCAGGTGGAGACGGTCGCGCCGCTTGGTCCGCCGGAACTCGCTGCGCCGGCGCACCACATTGAAGCGGTGGTCGACATAGACCTCCAGCAGTTCCTTGAGGCCCAGCGTCAGCGGCTGGCCGTCCACCAGCGCGACGTTGTTGATGCCGAAGGACTCCTCCATCGGCGTGAGCTTGTAGAGCTGCTCCAATACGGCCTCGGGGTTGAAGCCGTTCTTGACCTCGATCACCAGCCGCAGGCCGTGTTCGCGGTCGGTGAGGTCCTTGACGTCGGCGATGCCCTGGAGCTTCTTCGACCCGACCAGGTCCTTGATCTTGGAGATGACCTTCTCGGGGCCGACGGTGAAGGGGAGTTCGGTGACGACCAGGCCCTTGCGGCGGGCGGTGACGTTCTCCACGGTGACCGTCGCACGGATCTTGAACGTGCCTCGGCCCTTCTCGTACGCGTCCCGTACGCCGCCGAGACCCACGATCCGGCCGCCCGTGGGCAGATCGGGACCCGGCACGAAGCGCATCAGGGTGTCGAGATCGGCGTTGGGGTGCTTGATCAGATGCCGGGCCGCGGCGATGACTTCGCCGAGGTTGTGCGGCGGCATGTTCGTCGCCATACCGACGGCGATGCCGGAGGCGCCGTTGACCAGGAGGTTCGGGTACGCGGCGGGGAGGGCTGCCGGTTCCTGCTCCTGGCCGTCGTAGTTCGGCGAGAAGTCGACGGTGTCCTCGTCGATGGACTCCGTCATCAGGGACGTGGCGGAGGCCATCCGGCACTCGGTGTACCGCATCGCGGCGGGCGGGTCGTCATTGCCCAGG is part of the Streptomyces platensis genome and harbors:
- a CDS encoding DNA gyrase/topoisomerase IV subunit A, yielding MARRSTKTPPPDDFEERILDIDVVDEMQGSFLEYAYSVIYSRALPDARDGLKPVHRRILYQMNEMGLRPDRGYVKCARVVGEVMGKLHPHGDASIYDALVRMAQPFSMRLPLVDGHGNFGSLGNDDPPAAMRYTECRMASATSLMTESIDEDTVDFSPNYDGQEQEPAALPAAYPNLLVNGASGIAVGMATNMPPHNLGEVIAAARHLIKHPNADLDTLMRFVPGPDLPTGGRIVGLGGVRDAYEKGRGTFKIRATVTVENVTARRKGLVVTELPFTVGPEKVISKIKDLVGSKKLQGIADVKDLTDREHGLRLVIEVKNGFNPEAVLEQLYKLTPMEESFGINNVALVDGQPLTLGLKELLEVYVDHRFNVVRRRSEFRRTKRRDRLHLVEGLLTALVDIDEVIRLIRSSENSAQAKERLIERFSLSDIQTQYILDTPLRRLTKFDRIELESERDRLQDEIEKLTVILESDTELRKLVSNELAAVAKKYGTDRRTVLLESAGPAVGAVPLEVSDDPCRVLLSSTGLLARTVTGDMTFDVDAKRVKHDVIVSAVPATTRGEVGAVTSLGRLLRISVIDLPQLPETAAAPSLSGGAQLSEFLTLEDGEELVCLTTLDESSPGLALGTEQGVVKRMVPDYPANKEELEVITLREGDRIVGAVELRTGDEDLVFITNEAQLLRYPASQVRPQGRPAGGMTGIKLGEGAKVISFAAVDPATDAMVFTIAGSHGTLDDSVATAKLTPFDQYPRKGRATGGVRCQRFLKGEDCLTQAWAVPAPVRAADAKGSPVELPEVDPRRDGSGVPLTKSVAALAGPV